One segment of Fuscovulum ytuae DNA contains the following:
- a CDS encoding ABC transporter ATP-binding protein, translating into MAEIHIRNAAKTYGQTTILQGIDLHIANGEFVVILGPSGCGKSSLLRMIAGLEDISAGEIVIGGIVVNDLEPRERGCAMVFQNYALYPHMTVAENIGYALKVAGVPKVERAARVQATAQSVGLGDYLDRRPGQLSGGQRQRVAMARAIIRQPRVFLFDEPLSNLDAKLRMQMRHEIRRIHNQVGATSIFVTHDQHEGMTLADRLVVMNKGCIEQIGTPREIYDHPASLYVAGFIGSPPMNFLPGHYSKARRGVLLENGSLIPVNDALALEDDEMVQIGFRPEQTLLLGPGQGDFDATVEMVEELGASRLCHLLFEDIPVAVLTDERPSFLAGARVGLRIAVEHMHFFEVASGRRVGQKTMGPQAPKVLSSV; encoded by the coding sequence ATGGCCGAAATCCATATCCGCAACGCCGCCAAAACCTATGGCCAGACCACAATCTTGCAGGGCATCGACCTGCATATCGCCAATGGGGAATTCGTGGTGATCCTTGGCCCGTCCGGCTGCGGCAAATCCTCGCTTTTGCGCATGATTGCAGGGCTTGAAGACATCAGCGCAGGCGAGATCGTGATCGGCGGGATCGTGGTGAATGATCTAGAACCGCGGGAACGGGGATGCGCGATGGTGTTTCAAAACTATGCGCTTTATCCGCATATGACGGTGGCCGAAAACATCGGTTATGCCCTGAAGGTCGCCGGTGTGCCAAAGGTGGAACGGGCGGCGCGCGTGCAGGCCACGGCGCAATCCGTGGGCCTTGGCGATTATCTGGACCGCCGGCCGGGGCAATTGTCTGGTGGACAACGCCAGCGCGTCGCCATGGCGCGAGCGATCATCCGTCAGCCGAGGGTTTTTCTCTTTGACGAGCCGCTTTCCAACCTTGACGCCAAACTGCGGATGCAGATGCGTCACGAAATCCGTCGCATCCATAACCAAGTTGGCGCGACAAGCATCTTCGTTACGCATGATCAGCACGAGGGCATGACGCTTGCCGATCGGTTGGTCGTGATGAACAAAGGGTGTATTGAACAGATCGGCACACCGCGGGAAATCTATGACCACCCCGCATCGCTTTATGTGGCGGGTTTCATCGGCAGCCCCCCCATGAACTTCCTTCCGGGGCATTACAGCAAAGCCCGCCGGGGCGTCCTGCTGGAAAACGGATCGCTTATCCCCGTCAATGACGCGCTCGCCCTTGAAGATGACGAGATGGTGCAAATTGGCTTTCGGCCTGAACAGACGCTCCTGCTTGGTCCCGGTCAGGGGGATTTCGATGCCACGGTGGAAATGGTTGAGGAACTGGGGGCCTCTCGTCTGTGTCATCTTCTGTTTGAAGATATTCCTGTCGCCGTCCTAACCGACGAACGCCCCAGCTTTTTGGCCGGTGCCCGTGTCGGCCTGCGCATCGCAGTCGAGCATATGCATTTCTTCGAAGTGGCGTCGGGCCGACGTGTCGGGCAAAAGACGATGGGGCCGCAGGCCCCTAAGGTTTTGTCATCGGTCTAG
- a CDS encoding ABC transporter permease subunit — translation MIERTPILNFLTHLILISGLVIILIPIWLAFVAATHTLQAVNSAPIEFWPGDQFFMNLREAWTQSDFGPKFINTMIVATGVVVGKITLACITAFAIVFFNFRGRMVIFWMIFITLMLPLEVRIVPTYAVAANALSPFQTILDATGISGVIAALSGVQISLEWNLLNSYTGLILPLVATATGTFLYRQFFLTIPDDLVEAARMDGAGPLRFLWDVLIPLSRTNIAALATIMFVYAWNQYLWPLLIITDRTNYGMVVVQLSDLVPDQLSTGGGTPTWHLAMAATLVVMLPPVAVVILMQRWFVRGLINTDK, via the coding sequence ATGATCGAACGCACCCCGATCCTGAACTTTCTGACCCATCTTATCCTGATTTCGGGTCTGGTGATCATCCTGATCCCCATCTGGCTGGCCTTCGTTGCCGCGACCCACACATTGCAGGCGGTCAACAGCGCACCGATAGAGTTCTGGCCGGGTGACCAGTTCTTCATGAACCTGCGCGAGGCATGGACCCAATCAGATTTTGGCCCGAAATTCATCAATACGATGATCGTGGCCACCGGTGTGGTGGTCGGAAAAATCACGCTGGCCTGCATCACGGCCTTCGCCATCGTCTTTTTCAACTTCCGTGGCCGTATGGTGATCTTCTGGATGATTTTCATCACGCTGATGCTGCCGCTTGAGGTGCGGATCGTCCCGACCTATGCGGTGGCGGCCAATGCGCTTTCCCCATTTCAGACCATTCTGGATGCAACCGGGATAAGCGGCGTGATCGCCGCCCTGTCCGGCGTGCAGATCAGCCTCGAATGGAACCTGCTTAACTCTTATACCGGTCTGATCCTGCCGCTGGTCGCGACGGCGACCGGCACCTTCCTTTACCGGCAGTTTTTTCTGACGATCCCTGATGATCTGGTCGAAGCGGCGCGGATGGATGGCGCGGGACCTCTCCGCTTTCTCTGGGATGTGCTGATCCCCTTGTCGCGCACCAATATCGCGGCACTGGCTACGATCATGTTCGTCTATGCGTGGAACCAGTATCTGTGGCCGCTGCTGATCATCACCGACCGGACGAATTACGGGATGGTCGTGGTGCAACTTTCCGACCTTGTTCCCGATCAGCTTTCCACCGGCGGCGGGACACCGACATGGCACCTTGCAATGGCGGCGACCTTGGTCGTCATGCTTCCCCCCGTGGCCGTCGTTATCCTGATGCAGCGCTGGTTCGTGCGCGGCCTGATCAACACCGACAAGTGA
- a CDS encoding ABC transporter permease subunit — protein MRRAHFKTSWIVAALLAPQLLVIFIFFYWPSAQALYWAFTLEQPWGGGNTWVGFDNFRAVLSDPYYWGSVRVSVIFALATTALAMGMALTLALFVDRQLAGYKVFRVGLIWPYAVAAPAVGLAFQFVFNPGAGIFSYINTLSPGLWDPSRYPAQAVLTIIIAGAWKQVAYSFIFFLAALQSIPRSLTEAAAMDGARPMRRMIDLQLPLLTPTIFFLIVINITDSFTDSFGIVDTLTGGGPFRATDLMVYKIYSDGFRGFDYSGAAAQSIILMLLVMALTFVQFRYVEKRVHYS, from the coding sequence ATGCGTCGCGCCCATTTCAAGACCAGCTGGATCGTCGCCGCCCTTCTTGCGCCGCAGCTTCTGGTGATCTTCATCTTCTTCTATTGGCCATCGGCGCAGGCTCTTTATTGGGCCTTCACCCTTGAGCAGCCTTGGGGCGGCGGCAATACATGGGTCGGCTTCGACAATTTTCGCGCTGTTTTGTCCGATCCGTATTACTGGGGCTCTGTCCGCGTCTCGGTGATCTTTGCCCTTGCCACGACTGCGCTTGCCATGGGCATGGCGCTTACCCTTGCGCTTTTCGTTGATCGCCAACTTGCGGGCTACAAGGTGTTTCGCGTGGGTCTGATCTGGCCCTATGCCGTGGCCGCCCCAGCCGTGGGCCTTGCCTTCCAGTTCGTCTTCAATCCGGGGGCGGGGATTTTTTCCTATATCAACACGCTTTCGCCCGGCCTTTGGGACCCGTCGCGCTATCCCGCGCAAGCCGTTCTTACCATCATCATCGCCGGCGCATGGAAACAGGTGGCCTACAGCTTCATCTTCTTCCTTGCGGCGCTGCAATCCATCCCGCGCAGCCTGACCGAGGCCGCTGCGATGGATGGCGCACGCCCGATGCGCCGGATGATCGATCTGCAATTGCCCCTGCTGACACCGACCATCTTCTTTCTGATCGTGATCAACATCACCGACAGCTTCACCGACAGCTTCGGCATCGTCGATACCCTGACCGGAGGTGGGCCGTTCCGCGCCACCGACCTGATGGTCTACAAGATCTATTCCGACGGGTTCCGGGGCTTTGACTATTCCGGGGCCGCCGCGCAATCCATCATCCTGATGCTTCTCGTCATGGCGCTGACCTTCGTGCAGTTCCGCTATGTCGAAAAGCGCGTCCATTACAGCTGA
- a CDS encoding extracellular solute-binding protein — MTQKLATAALLALAATAGSASAEKIKFEYWYGLTGDLGAVVAETCNRFNAAQDQYEAVCVGQDGYEKAVQNAIAAFRAQKHPTLLQSFDAGTADLMLSGEFYPVHKLMQDTGVTVDWADYFPGIANYYSASTGEFFSMPWNSSTPVYYFNKAHFEKAGITEAPITWEGMEEAFKALKASGQACGFAYAPSSWIDLEQFSMAHNVPVASNDNGYTGLDTELLFNTTLHLKHMENIQRWISEGYAAIRTQAAGKTARDSFVEGECSIFFSSIADHNTIHKIAPEGLSWDVQIIPTYEEAERHNTVVGGASLWVLSGKTDDEYKAAAAYLAFIATKPEQQFLLENSGYIPVTKSTYDALVAEGFYAKEPYINRDIAMKSLTWTEPTNLTKGLRLGGMIQIRSEWTAEVEAALAGQKSMKEALDTAAARGNEILARFAKTYEGKMFP; from the coding sequence ATGACCCAGAAGCTTGCAACTGCTGCCCTGCTGGCGCTGGCCGCCACTGCCGGGTCGGCCTCGGCCGAGAAGATTAAGTTTGAATACTGGTATGGCCTGACCGGCGACCTTGGCGCTGTCGTGGCCGAGACCTGCAACCGCTTTAACGCCGCGCAGGATCAGTATGAAGCGGTTTGCGTCGGCCAAGACGGTTATGAAAAGGCCGTGCAGAATGCCATTGCTGCCTTTCGCGCGCAGAAACACCCGACGCTTCTGCAATCTTTCGATGCGGGCACAGCCGACCTGATGCTGTCCGGCGAATTCTATCCGGTCCACAAACTGATGCAGGATACGGGTGTGACCGTGGACTGGGCCGATTACTTCCCCGGCATCGCCAATTACTACTCTGCCTCTACCGGTGAGTTTTTCTCGATGCCGTGGAACTCTTCCACGCCAGTTTACTACTTCAACAAGGCGCATTTCGAGAAGGCAGGCATCACCGAGGCACCGATCACTTGGGAAGGCATGGAAGAAGCCTTCAAGGCGCTGAAAGCATCCGGTCAAGCCTGTGGTTTCGCCTATGCGCCGTCATCTTGGATCGATCTCGAACAGTTCTCGATGGCCCATAACGTTCCCGTCGCGTCGAATGACAATGGCTATACCGGCCTTGATACGGAACTGCTGTTCAACACCACGCTGCATCTGAAGCATATGGAAAACATCCAGCGCTGGATCAGCGAAGGCTATGCTGCCATCCGCACCCAAGCCGCCGGCAAGACCGCCCGTGACAGCTTTGTCGAAGGCGAATGCTCTATCTTCTTCTCGTCGATCGCGGACCATAACACGATCCACAAGATCGCGCCTGAGGGGCTGAGCTGGGATGTCCAGATCATCCCGACCTATGAAGAGGCCGAGCGTCACAACACCGTCGTCGGTGGGGCGTCGTTGTGGGTGCTGTCGGGGAAAACCGACGATGAATACAAGGCCGCGGCGGCCTATCTGGCCTTTATTGCGACCAAGCCGGAGCAACAGTTCCTGCTGGAAAACAGCGGCTATATCCCGGTGACCAAGTCCACCTACGATGCGCTGGTCGCCGAAGGGTTCTATGCCAAGGAACCCTATATCAACCGCGATATCGCGATGAAATCGCTGACTTGGACGGAACCCACCAACCTGACCAAGGGTCTGCGCTTGGGCGGAATGATCCAGATCCGGTCTGAATGGACAGCCGAGGTCGAGGCTGCGCTGGCCGGGCAGAAATCGATGAAAGAGGCACTGGATACGGCTGCCGCGCGCGGCAACGAAATCCTCGCCCGTTTTGCCAAGACTTACGAAGGCAAGATGTTCCCCTGA
- a CDS encoding sugar phosphate isomerase/epimerase family protein → MPTRPILGAALDHANLAAHRDWLLEAPRDLELQAFVNAEVLDGDWSGLAAETMQLLDGHKGRRGIHGPFWGFSIASYEPEVRRIVTRRFHQALDVCAAVEGTHVVIHSPFTTWGYNHRGLYPADADRMLEAASDTLEPVLSRAADMGVTFMVENIEDIEPQDRAQLCNALGWRALELSVDTGHAHYAHVSTGAPPVDFFIRAAGARLGHIHLQDADGYADRHWQIGHGTILWPSVFAAIAETGANPRLILELRDKAGVIPSARHLAALGLAE, encoded by the coding sequence ATGCCCACACGTCCCATCCTTGGCGCAGCCCTTGATCATGCCAACCTTGCCGCACATCGCGACTGGCTTCTTGAAGCGCCGCGCGACCTTGAATTGCAGGCCTTCGTCAATGCCGAGGTTCTGGATGGCGACTGGAGCGGGCTGGCCGCCGAAACGATGCAGCTTCTTGATGGGCATAAGGGGCGGCGTGGCATCCATGGGCCGTTCTGGGGATTTTCGATTGCCTCTTACGAACCCGAGGTACGCCGCATCGTGACCCGGCGCTTTCATCAGGCGCTGGATGTCTGTGCCGCCGTAGAGGGCACGCATGTCGTGATCCACTCCCCCTTTACGACATGGGGCTACAACCACCGGGGTCTTTACCCAGCTGATGCGGACCGAATGCTGGAGGCGGCAAGCGATACGCTGGAACCGGTTCTGTCGCGGGCGGCAGATATGGGTGTGACCTTCATGGTTGAAAACATTGAGGATATCGAACCCCAAGATCGCGCGCAGCTTTGCAACGCGCTGGGATGGAGGGCGCTGGAACTTTCCGTCGATACGGGACATGCGCATTACGCACATGTTTCAACCGGGGCGCCGCCGGTCGATTTCTTCATCCGCGCGGCGGGGGCGCGGCTTGGCCATATCCATCTTCAGGATGCCGACGGCTATGCCGACCGCCATTGGCAGATCGGTCATGGCACAATCCTCTGGCCTTCGGTTTTTGCCGCGATTGCCGAAACCGGTGCCAACCCGCGACTTATTCTTGAATTGCGCGATAAAGCGGGGGTGATCCCGTCCGCACGCCATCTTGCAGCGCTGGGACTGGCCGAGTGA
- a CDS encoding glycosyltransferase family 2 protein — protein MDMTVTCIIPAWNEAARLPRVLGAVLHHAWVDEVLVVDDGSTDQTAKVARDLGARVLTLVSNGGKSAAVAAGLGEARGRIVLLLDADLQGLSARHVTDLLMPLRTGLADATISLRANAPRPWRLIGIDYISGERAMFIDTIRPYLGEVAKLRGFGLEVFLNRLWLRQRHRIAIVPLAGVDSPSKMQKRGWLRGMVDDMRMLRDIFRTVGIATILWQIMGLRSARIR, from the coding sequence ATGGATATGACCGTTACCTGCATCATTCCGGCATGGAACGAGGCCGCGCGTCTGCCCCGGGTTCTTGGAGCGGTTCTGCATCATGCTTGGGTGGATGAGGTGCTGGTCGTCGATGACGGATCAACCGACCAAACGGCCAAGGTTGCGCGCGACTTGGGCGCGCGTGTCCTGACGCTGGTTTCGAATGGCGGGAAATCGGCAGCTGTCGCGGCGGGTCTTGGAGAGGCGCGGGGAAGGATCGTCCTGCTACTTGATGCCGATTTGCAGGGACTGAGCGCGCGGCATGTCACAGACCTGCTGATGCCCCTGCGAACGGGCCTTGCGGATGCCACGATTAGCCTGCGCGCGAATGCCCCCCGGCCATGGCGGCTGATCGGGATCGATTACATCTCTGGCGAAAGGGCGATGTTCATCGACACGATCCGCCCTTATCTGGGAGAGGTGGCCAAACTGCGCGGCTTCGGGCTTGAGGTGTTTCTGAACCGCCTTTGGCTGCGCCAGCGGCACAGGATCGCCATTGTTCCCCTTGCGGGAGTGGACAGCCCGTCGAAAATGCAAAAGCGGGGCTGGCTGCGTGGGATGGTTGATGACATGCGCATGCTGCGCGACATCTTTCGCACCGTCGGTATCGCCACGATCCTGTGGCAGATCATGGGCCTGAGATCCGCCCGCATCAGGTGA
- a CDS encoding DedA family protein has translation MEGLQSALADHGMLILFLLALIEGPLVVLAATALAQMGAADIRIVWAVAVLADLAGDMLLYAFGRCAPGLLPPRLRPQLVRQKAVALFRQRGSQLLLAAKLTHFAGLPTLISAGFGRMSLLPFLVWTLIGTVLKVSIIILIGWHFWRAIGAGDMTEAVTVLIVLCVCCALVFAVMQVRRWI, from the coding sequence ATGGAAGGGTTGCAATCGGCCCTTGCCGATCATGGTATGCTGATCCTGTTCTTGCTTGCCCTGATCGAAGGCCCGCTTGTTGTTCTGGCGGCCACGGCGCTGGCCCAGATGGGGGCGGCCGACATTCGCATCGTCTGGGCGGTGGCGGTGCTGGCCGATCTGGCAGGCGATATGCTTCTTTATGCGTTTGGCCGCTGCGCGCCGGGCCTTTTGCCCCCGCGCCTTCGCCCGCAATTGGTGCGGCAGAAGGCGGTCGCGCTGTTCCGGCAGCGTGGTTCCCAACTGCTGCTTGCGGCGAAACTGACGCATTTCGCGGGATTGCCGACGCTGATTTCCGCAGGCTTTGGCCGCATGTCCCTTCTGCCCTTTCTGGTTTGGACTTTGATTGGAACCGTGCTGAAAGTATCCATCATCATCCTGATCGGCTGGCATTTCTGGCGGGCGATTGGCGCGGGTGACATGACCGAAGCTGTCACCGTGCTGATTGTCCTTTGCGTATGTTGCGCGCTGGTCTTCGCCGTGATGCAGGTGCGGCGATGGATATGA
- a CDS encoding ceramide glucosyltransferase — protein sequence MMEALLGVFVVAMAAMHLLSCLLVARRKGRVDGAVDRTVFVTLLRPVCGVDRFDETTLETSFHLHWPRYEVIFCAGHEDDPAIPLVRALIARNPNIPARLLIGEDRVSGNPKLNNLVKGWRAAAGDRVVMADSNLLLPPDYIDRLMAVDAADVGLVTSPPIGTMAEGFWGALEIAFLNGNQARLQLAADELGHGFAQGKTLMWAPAFLDAHGGLRALGRNLAEDVAATKLVRNAGRHVRLTHLPFAQPIGRRDLRTVWGRQLRWSKVRRDGFAALFLAEPLNGALFPVLAATVAVGPWGGAVVATLFYGSELIFCRVMGWPVRPLSLLAMVLRDAMIPVLWLATFRGRGIVWRGTTMAPPQTADQTG from the coding sequence ATGATGGAGGCGCTGCTTGGGGTATTTGTCGTGGCGATGGCGGCCATGCATCTCTTGTCCTGCCTGCTCGTGGCGCGGCGCAAGGGGCGGGTGGATGGCGCGGTGGATCGGACGGTCTTTGTCACGTTGTTGCGGCCGGTCTGCGGGGTGGATCGGTTTGACGAAACGACGTTGGAAACATCGTTCCACCTGCATTGGCCACGATACGAGGTGATCTTCTGCGCCGGACACGAAGATGACCCTGCGATCCCGCTTGTCAGGGCGCTGATCGCGCGAAATCCGAACATTCCTGCCCGCCTCTTGATTGGCGAGGACAGGGTTTCGGGAAATCCGAAGTTGAACAATCTGGTCAAGGGCTGGCGCGCTGCGGCAGGCGACCGGGTGGTGATGGCGGATTCGAACCTGCTTTTGCCGCCGGACTATATCGACCGCTTGATGGCCGTTGATGCCGCCGATGTGGGCCTTGTGACTTCGCCCCCTATTGGCACGATGGCAGAGGGTTTTTGGGGCGCGTTGGAGATCGCGTTCCTGAACGGCAATCAGGCGCGACTTCAACTTGCTGCGGATGAACTTGGCCACGGCTTTGCGCAGGGCAAGACACTGATGTGGGCCCCTGCCTTTCTGGATGCCCATGGCGGGTTGCGGGCGCTGGGACGCAATCTGGCCGAGGACGTGGCGGCGACAAAGCTGGTCCGCAACGCTGGGCGGCATGTGCGCCTGACGCATCTGCCCTTTGCCCAACCCATCGGACGGCGAGACCTGCGCACGGTTTGGGGGCGGCAATTGCGCTGGTCCAAGGTGCGGCGGGATGGGTTTGCCGCCCTTTTTCTGGCGGAACCCTTGAATGGTGCGCTTTTCCCGGTTCTTGCCGCGACAGTCGCGGTCGGGCCTTGGGGTGGTGCGGTGGTGGCAACCTTGTTCTACGGGTCGGAACTGATCTTCTGCCGTGTAATGGGTTGGCCAGTCAGGCCATTGTCGCTGCTGGCGATGGTGCTGCGTGATGCGATGATCCCGGTGCTGTGGCTGGCCACGTTCCGCGGGCGCGGCATCGTCTGGAGGGGAACCACGATGGCCCCACCGCAGACCGCCGATCAAACCGGGTAG
- a CDS encoding UDP-2,3-diacylglucosamine diphosphatase has protein sequence MEPCHLGRAQGQRHRALFLSDLHLGALGGRADLVAGFLEAHSADTIFLVGDIFDIWHPLVLRWGTAERRVVELLRQRAEEGSRLVYLRGNHDAPYMSARCKSGLAGEIELPVAPSDHAIHATGDGRRLLVIHGDVCDARPLRFHLLTRLGSRLDSLLLLLDSGLRRLRFAFGPHGRGPLKLMLSAVNDLIYCNRAHERRLVALARAQGLDGVVCGHFHIAALHEEHGPLYVNCGDWVDSFTAVVETWDGRLQLLGAAVEAGAASPIHEQLPAGDVA, from the coding sequence ATGGAACCATGTCACCTCGGGCGAGCGCAGGGCCAACGGCATCGTGCCCTTTTTCTTTCCGACCTCCACCTTGGCGCCTTGGGCGGGCGGGCCGATTTGGTCGCGGGCTTTCTTGAAGCGCATAGCGCTGACACGATCTTCCTTGTTGGCGATATATTCGACATATGGCACCCACTGGTCTTGCGCTGGGGCACGGCCGAACGGCGGGTTGTCGAACTCTTGCGGCAGCGCGCCGAAGAGGGCAGCCGGTTGGTTTACCTTCGCGGCAACCATGATGCGCCTTATATGTCTGCGCGCTGCAAATCGGGGCTTGCCGGCGAAATCGAACTGCCTGTCGCGCCGAGTGACCATGCCATCCATGCGACGGGGGACGGGCGGCGCCTTTTGGTGATCCATGGCGATGTCTGTGATGCGCGCCCTTTGCGTTTTCACCTTTTGACGCGGCTTGGATCGCGGTTGGATAGCCTGCTGCTTTTGCTCGACAGCGGGCTTAGGCGGTTGCGCTTTGCCTTTGGGCCGCATGGGCGTGGGCCACTGAAACTCATGCTCTCCGCCGTCAACGACCTGATCTACTGCAACAGGGCGCATGAGCGCCGATTGGTGGCCTTGGCGCGCGCGCAAGGCTTGGACGGGGTGGTCTGCGGACATTTCCACATCGCCGCGCTGCATGAAGAGCACGGGCCGCTTTATGTGAATTGCGGGGATTGGGTGGACAGTTTCACCGCCGTTGTCGAGACGTGGGACGGTCGGCTGCAACTTCTTGGGGCCGCGGTCGAGGCGGGGGCGGCATCCCCGATCCATGAACAACTCCCTGCCGGAGATGTGGCATGA
- a CDS encoding M24 family metallopeptidase, whose protein sequence is MPGTIRIDWPEHGTPDLPPPLSLPELTARLAALRAAADKRGYEALVIYGDREHAANLHWITGFDPRFEEAVLIVTATDALLLAGNECLPYTETSPLVAAGMIRSAHCASLSLPSQPRGTARLADLLVEALPKGTIGAIGWKWFGPDEVDDPATTLDIPAFLADPLRRHAARVENATDLLMHPAHGLRARVDAAEIARLEFANHMAAAALRRMVQGFRDGQTDFAAVETARIGGLPLGCHVTFATGGRAAQGLSGPTGQRLALGSPLSFNICHWGANICRAGWVARGAADLPIPAQDYLEAFVQPYMQAMSDWCALMRPGVPGHAVWDMIQTRLPAATFGITLNPGHLIGLDEWLSSPIYAGSDIPVASGMAMQMDVIPGHPLYGSTRMEDGYVIADATLRETLARNFPEVAARCEARARFLREVIGMDCPETLLPLADTCGIIAPWLLDPAQVMVV, encoded by the coding sequence ATGCCCGGCACAATCCGCATCGACTGGCCTGAACACGGTACGCCCGATCTGCCACCGCCGCTCTCCCTGCCGGAATTGACCGCGCGCCTTGCGGCCCTGCGCGCCGCCGCTGACAAGCGGGGCTATGAGGCGCTGGTCATCTACGGCGACCGCGAGCATGCCGCCAATCTGCACTGGATTACGGGCTTTGACCCCCGCTTCGAAGAGGCGGTCCTGATCGTCACCGCGACCGATGCCCTGCTCCTCGCCGGGAACGAATGCCTGCCCTATACCGAAACCTCGCCCCTCGTCGCGGCAGGCATGATCCGTAGCGCGCATTGCGCGAGCCTTTCGCTTCCGTCCCAACCGCGCGGCACGGCAAGGCTTGCCGATCTTCTGGTCGAGGCACTGCCGAAAGGCACCATCGGTGCCATCGGCTGGAAATGGTTCGGCCCGGATGAAGTGGACGATCCCGCCACCACGCTCGACATCCCCGCTTTTCTTGCCGATCCGCTGCGCCGCCATGCGGCACGGGTGGAAAACGCCACCGACCTTCTGATGCACCCCGCCCATGGCCTGCGCGCCCGTGTGGATGCCGCCGAAATCGCGCGGTTGGAATTCGCCAATCATATGGCCGCCGCCGCCCTTCGCCGTATGGTGCAGGGTTTCCGCGACGGCCAGACCGACTTCGCCGCGGTCGAGACCGCGCGTATCGGCGGCCTGCCCCTTGGCTGCCATGTCACCTTCGCTACGGGAGGCCGCGCCGCGCAGGGCCTGTCCGGCCCGACGGGGCAGCGCTTGGCGCTTGGCTCGCCCCTCTCCTTCAACATCTGTCACTGGGGCGCCAATATCTGCCGCGCCGGATGGGTGGCGCGGGGGGCGGCTGATCTGCCCATCCCGGCGCAGGATTATCTGGAAGCCTTCGTTCAGCCCTATATGCAGGCCATGTCCGACTGGTGCGCGCTGATGCGCCCAGGCGTCCCCGGCCATGCGGTATGGGACATGATCCAGACCCGCCTGCCCGCGGCGACTTTCGGCATTACGCTCAATCCCGGCCATCTGATCGGGCTGGATGAATGGCTCTCTTCGCCGATCTACGCGGGGTCGGACATTCCGGTCGCATCCGGCATGGCGATGCAGATGGATGTGATCCCGGGCCATCCCCTCTATGGCTCCACCCGGATGGAAGATGGCTATGTCATCGCCGATGCCACCTTGCGCGAAACGCTGGCGCGCAACTTCCCCGAGGTTGCCGCCCGCTGCGAGGCCCGCGCAAGGTTCCTGCGTGAGGTGATCGGCATGGACTGCCCCGAAACCCTGCTTCCCCTTGCCGATACCTGCGGGATCATCGCGCCATGGCTTCTGGACCCGGCGCAGGTGATGGTTGTCTGA
- a CDS encoding HAD family hydrolase, with protein MFDAVFFDLDGTLVDTERLALVTGIEAFAAVGHAVDAAFMHRLVGKAEPQAAQIIRETLPGIDLQAFHAEWRKAFDGGLHTGLDLKAGAVELLEILQHPLGLVTSTGREGAHHKLGLAGIAHHFRTVVTFDDVRQPKPAPEPYLLAAERLGVDPARCLVFEDSDVGAEAAHRAGCVVVQVPDVAPTEGRYARHVAADLLAGARAAGVI; from the coding sequence ATGTTCGACGCGGTCTTCTTCGATCTGGACGGCACCCTTGTGGATACAGAGCGCCTTGCACTGGTCACGGGGATCGAGGCTTTTGCCGCCGTCGGCCATGCCGTCGATGCGGCCTTCATGCACCGTCTTGTCGGCAAGGCCGAACCGCAGGCCGCCCAGATCATCCGTGAGACGCTGCCGGGGATTGACCTTCAGGCCTTTCATGCCGAGTGGCGCAAAGCCTTTGACGGTGGCCTTCATACAGGGCTGGACCTGAAGGCCGGGGCGGTGGAACTACTTGAAATCCTTCAACATCCCCTTGGCCTTGTCACATCGACGGGCCGCGAGGGCGCGCATCACAAGCTGGGTCTTGCGGGGATCGCGCATCATTTCCGCACCGTCGTGACCTTTGATGATGTTAGGCAGCCGAAGCCCGCGCCAGAGCCCTATCTGTTGGCGGCAGAGCGGCTGGGGGTGGACCCGGCGCGCTGTCTTGTCTTTGAAGACAGCGATGTGGGGGCAGAGGCCGCGCATCGGGCGGGTTGCGTGGTGGTGCAGGTGCCAGACGTGGCCCCGACAGAGGGGCGATATGCGCGGCATGTCGCGGCGGATTTGTTGGCGGGGGCGCGGGCGGCGGGCGTGATTTGA